Proteins co-encoded in one Corylus avellana chromosome ca9, CavTom2PMs-1.0 genomic window:
- the LOC132191964 gene encoding cytochrome P450 CYP94D108-like: protein MAMELLSFQSFLFFFLLSLYVYLRFNTSPKKPINGKGFKVYPLLGTLPEFLMNRHRFLDWTTEILTNTATNTAVFRRPGKLQVVITANPSNVEHMLKTNFENYPKGERFIALLEDFLGRGIFNSDGELWKVQRKTASHEFNTKSLRSFVMQNVTVEIDTRLVPILERASETARVLDLQDILERFAFDNVCKLAFDVDPGCLGGDGTAGADFMRAFENAATLSSGRFMYAIPIWGKLKRFLNVGSERKLKEAIRTVHEFADEMIRSRRKQKTEKEEDLLSRFMAKEENSPEFLRDIVISFILAGRDTTSSALSWFFWLLSSKPEAERNILTELENIRVRNGKNTSDAFSFDEFREMHYLHAAISEAIRLYPPVPVDSKASLKDDIMPDGTFVGKDWLVTYHTYAMGRMESIWGKNCREFLPERWMENGLCRQESPFRFPVFNGGPRFCLGKDMAYIQMKSIVASVIERFEIEVVEKKEKGPQHLLSLTLRINGGLPVKLRKRCVDATPTN from the exons ATGGCTATGGAGCTCTTGTCTTTCCAatccttcctcttcttctttcttctttctctctatgTCTACCTCCGTTTTAACACTTCCCCAAAGAAACCCATCAACGGCAAAGGCTTCAAAGTCTACCCTCTACTCGGAACACTACCGGAGTTCTTGATGAACCGGCACCGTTTCCTTGACTGGACAACCGAAATTCTCACCAACACCGCCACTAACACCGCCGTATTCCGGCGTCCCGGGAAGCTCCAGGTCGTCATCACCGCCAACCCGTCCAACGTTGAGCACATGCTGAAGACCAACTTCGAGAACTACCCCAAAGGCGAGCGGTTCATAGCGCTTCTCGAAGACTTTCTCGGCCGAGGAATCTTCAACTCCGACGGGGAGCTCTGGAAGGTCCAAAGAAAGACCGCCAGCCACGAGTTCAACACCAAGTCGCTCCGGAGCTTTGTCATGCAGAACGTCACCGTTGAGATCGACACGAGACTGGTTCCCATTTTGGAAAGAGCGTCGGAGACGGCGCGCGTGTTGGATTTGCAGGACATCCTGGAGCGCTTCGCGTTTGACAACGTTTGCAAATTGGCTTTCGACGTCGACCCGGGTTGTCTTGGCGGTGACGGCACCGCTGGGGCCGACTTCATGCGGGCTTTCGAGAACGCCGCCACGCTTAGCTCCGGGAGATTCATGTACGCCATCCCCATTTGGGGAAAGCTTAAAAg GTTTCTCAACGTTGGATCAGAGCGAAAGCTAAAAGAAGCAATCAGAACCGTCCACGAATTCGCGGATGAGATGATACGGTCTAGAAGGAAGCAAAAGACCGAAAAAGAAGAAGACCTGCTGTCCCGGTTTATGGCAAAGGAAGAAAACTCGCCCGAATTTCTCCGAGATATCGTGATAAGCTTCATTCTCGCGGGACGGGACACGACCTCGTCGGCTTTGAGCTGGTTCTTTTGGCTCTTATCGTCGAAACCGGAGGCGGAGCGAAACATATTGACGGAGCTGGAAAACATCCGAGTCCGTAACGGGAAAAATACGAGCGATGCATTTAGTTTTGACGAGTTCCGAGAGATGCATTATCTGCATGCGGCGATATCGGAAGCGATAAGGCTGTACCCGCCAGTACCGGTGGATAGCAAAGCGTCCCTGAAGGACGATATAATGCCGGACGGGACGTTTGTGGGGAAGGATTGGCTTGTGACGTATCACACGTATGCGATGGGGAGAATGGAGAGCATCTGGGGGAAGAATTGCCGGGAGTTTTTGCCGGAAAGATGGATGGAAAACGGACTGTGTCGGCAGGAGAGCCCGTTTCGGTTTCCGGTTTTCAATGGCGGGCCGAGATTTTGCCTGGGGAAAGACATGGCGTATATTCAGATGAAGTCGATTGTAGCTTCAGTGATAGAGCGGTTTGAGATTGAGGTGgtggagaagaaggagaagggcCCACAGCACTTGTTGTCGTTGACTTTGAGGATCAATGGTGGGTTACCCGTGAAGCTGAGGAAGAGATGTGTCGATGCCACACCCACTAATTAA